Proteins encoded in a region of the Streptomyces akebiae genome:
- a CDS encoding polysaccharide deacetylase family protein → MAVTQRIAAGVTLAATCAAALAGCGIGEPTTTAGSPGANTTEQEGRQGGPTKGGAPAPPKAAVRLIGDGSTAYTGLQPHLPRPERLKPGQRPPQFVVFSWDGAGEDGQRLFSHFREVARANDATMTYFLSGVYMLPEEKRDLYRPPQHSPGRSDIGFNDVRGIKDTVDQLRGAWLEGNEIGTHFNGHFCGPGGGVGEWSVEEWKSEIAQAKSFVKAWKTNTGTEKAEPLPFDYDKELIGARTPCLEGQANFMRAARELGFRYDTSGVRAQVWPEKKDGLWDLSMQLVPVPGRDFETLTMDYNFYVNQSGARAGAPGRREQWGDQFRDGLLAGFERAYEGNRAPLIIGNHFESWNGGVYMRAVEETIEAVCGKAEVRCVSFRQLADWLDAQDPKVLDRLRGLGVGQSPKEGWKAFLSAGPAPAPKGVPGAPAARP, encoded by the coding sequence ATGGCCGTCACCCAGAGGATCGCCGCCGGAGTCACGCTCGCCGCGACCTGCGCCGCGGCGCTCGCCGGATGCGGGATCGGTGAGCCGACGACGACCGCCGGCTCACCCGGCGCGAACACCACGGAGCAGGAGGGTCGGCAGGGCGGGCCCACGAAGGGAGGTGCCCCGGCGCCGCCCAAGGCCGCGGTCCGGCTGATCGGCGACGGCTCCACCGCCTATACCGGGCTGCAGCCGCACCTGCCCAGGCCGGAACGGCTGAAGCCCGGTCAGCGCCCCCCGCAGTTCGTGGTCTTCTCCTGGGACGGCGCGGGGGAGGACGGTCAACGGCTCTTCTCGCACTTCCGCGAGGTCGCCCGGGCCAACGACGCGACCATGACGTACTTCCTGAGCGGCGTGTACATGCTGCCGGAGGAGAAGCGGGACCTGTACCGGCCGCCTCAGCACTCACCGGGCCGCTCCGACATCGGGTTCAACGACGTTCGCGGAATCAAGGACACCGTGGACCAGCTGCGCGGCGCGTGGCTGGAGGGCAACGAGATCGGCACCCACTTCAACGGCCACTTCTGCGGCCCCGGCGGTGGGGTCGGCGAGTGGTCGGTCGAGGAGTGGAAGAGCGAGATCGCCCAGGCCAAGTCGTTCGTGAAGGCCTGGAAGACCAACACCGGCACGGAGAAGGCCGAGCCCCTGCCCTTCGACTACGACAAGGAGCTGATCGGCGCCCGCACACCCTGCCTGGAAGGGCAGGCGAACTTCATGCGGGCCGCCCGCGAACTGGGCTTCCGCTACGACACCAGCGGCGTCAGGGCCCAGGTCTGGCCCGAGAAGAAGGACGGGCTGTGGGACCTGTCGATGCAGTTGGTCCCCGTCCCGGGGCGGGACTTCGAGACGCTGACCATGGACTACAACTTCTACGTGAACCAGTCCGGCGCCCGGGCGGGGGCGCCCGGCCGACGGGAACAGTGGGGCGACCAGTTCCGTGACGGACTGCTCGCGGGCTTCGAGCGCGCCTACGAGGGCAACCGGGCGCCCCTGATCATCGGCAACCACTTCGAGTCCTGGAACGGCGGCGTCTACATGCGCGCCGTCGAGGAGACCATCGAGGCGGTCTGCGGCAAGGCCGAGGTGCGCTGCGTCTCCTTCCGGCAGCTCGCCGACTGGCTCGACGCCCAGGACCCGAAGGTCCTGGACAGACTGCGCGGCCTGGGTGTCGGCCAGTCCCCGAAGGAGGGCTGGAAGGCCTTCCTGTCCGCCGGACCGGCACCGGCCCCGAAGGGGGTCCCGGGGGCGCCGGCGGCCAGGCCGTAG